The Neodiprion fabricii isolate iyNeoFabr1 chromosome 4, iyNeoFabr1.1, whole genome shotgun sequence genome window below encodes:
- the LOC124179888 gene encoding uncharacterized protein K02A2.6-like: MWPLVFPNDPREYINSTIAQIGDDDVTKRKQITCQLQKEFPGVFAAGIGTFAKGELKLTLIEGATPKFLQPRKMPWALRDKVENELARLQQLAIISPVEYSDWGTPIVPVLKSNGTLRLCGDYKVTLNKYLEVNRYPLPRVEEVLETLRGGKIFTKLDLSEAYQQLPLTQESQKLVVISTHIGLFKYHRLPYGVATGPGSFQRVMTSLLLGIPGTIVFIDDILITAATLEIQTDRVREVLKRSNEGGLRLKFEKCKFFKNEVCYLGFRINEEGIRPLEAKIKSVKDAPKPRDVSELRSFLGSINYYGRFIENMAQKLRGLYECLEKDKFEWTEVCDKTFEKIKRELVSDKILAHFDPQKQTVLTCDASPYGISAVLAYRDEEGNDRPICFASRTLTSTERNYTHLDKEGLAIIFGVRKYFEYLYGHKFILQTDSAALARIFDPSKVIPEIAAARLQRWALFLAPFEYTIKHIQGKKNYADWLSRLPLPKTKDDAKEFPILQNTMYTHVNCVKDYDFATLDWKAVRKCTREDETLSKVIRYCMDGWEEKSPIDESLKTFWNKRESLTIDQGCVLWGHRVVIPNKLREIVLKELHYSHFGVTRMKALARSFVWWPEINKQIESITQACRACLETRKSPPKIALTPWAWPTTPWHRIHADFLGPFNGKTVLVIVDSHSKWPEAIIMQSMSESHTIKAFEEVFARHGYPAHLITDNYSTFVGKAFQSLLKVGGVRHSTTPPYCPATNGAAENFVGTFKRKVACIMADGFNLQKAITKFLFDYRSTPHATTQRTPASLALGRELKTRFSRLRPTPVNECIVTHQSRQIQNYAGKRESTLKVGDSVMAREYKQEGKAAWKPGTVKKELIAGVTYLIRIDEKTVWKRHANQLIKCDGSIVAEQNEAEKKQQTLLQPRPMVRRSERLQNKKGEM; the protein is encoded by the coding sequence ATGTGGCCGCTAGTTTTTCCAAACGATCCGCGAGAATATATAAATAGTACCATCGCCCAAATAGGTGACGATGACGTGACAAAAAGGAAACAAATAACATGTCAACTCCAAAAAGAATTTCCAGGCGTGTTCGCAGCGGGTATCGGAACGTTCGCTAAAGgcgaattgaaattaacgtTGATTGAGGGAGCTACGCCGAAATTTCTGCAGCCAAGAAAAATGCCCTGGGCATTGCGCGATAAAGTAGAGAATGAATTAGCCAGATTACAGCAGCTTGCAATTATATCACCAGTAGAATATTCCGATTGGGGCACGCCAATTGTGCCAGTTTTGAAGAGTAACGGTACATTACGTTTGTGCGGAGATTATAAAGTGActttaaataaatatcttgAGGTCAATCGCTACCCCTTACCGCGAGTTGAAGAAGTTTTAGAGACATTAAGaggtggaaaaatattcacaaaatTGGACCTATCAGAAGCCTACCAACAGCTACCATTAACACAAGAATCTCAAAAACTAGTGGTAATCAGTACTCATATCGGATTGTTTAAATACCACAGGTTGCCGTACGGGGTAGCGACGGGACCAGGATCATTTCAAAGGGTCATGACTTCTCTATTATTAGGCATACCGGGCACGATCGTTTTTATTGACGATATTCTCATTACAGCGGCAACACTAGAAATACAGACAGACAGAGTGCGAGAGGTACTAAAGCGTTCAAACGAGGGAGGTTTGcgtttaaaattcgaaaaatgtaaattctttaaaaacgAGGTGTGTTATTTGGGGTTTCGTATTAACGAAGAAGGGATTCGACCTTTAGAGGCGAAAATAAAGAGTGTAAAAGATGCACCAAAGCCAAGGGACGTGTCGGAATTGAGAAGCTTTTTGGGGTCGATCAATTATTACGGtcgttttattgaaaatatggcCCAGAAATTGCGGGGTCTTTACGAATGTCTCGAGAAAGATAAATTCGAGTGGACGGAGGTCTGTGacaaaacttttgaaaaaatcaaacgcgAACTCGTGTCCGATAAAATCTTAGCGCACTTCGACCCCCAAAAGCAGACAGTTCTCACTTGCGATGCATCCCCGTATGGGATAAGTGCCGTGTTGGCGTACAGAGATGAGGAAGGTAACGATCGACCGATATGTTTCGCGAGCCGGACTTTAACGAGTACCGAGCGAAATTACACTCATCTGGATAAAGAAGGCCTGGCAATTATTTTTGGGGTGCGcaaatatttcgaatatcTGTACGGACATAAATTCATATTACAAACAGATTCAGCAGCTTTAGCGCGTATATTCGATCCGAGTAAAGTGATCCCAGAGATCGCAGCAGCACGATTGCAAAGATGGGCGCTATTTCTCGCGCCGTTTGAGTATACTATTAAACACAttcaagggaaaaaaaattatgcagaCTGGTTAAGTAGACTACCATTGCCGAAAACAAAAGATGATGCTAAAGAATTTCCGATTTTACAGAATACGATGTATACCCATGTGAATTGCGTTAAAGACTATGATTTCGCGACCCTCGATTGGAAGGCGGTAAGAAAATGTACACGGGAAGATGAAACTTTGAGTAAAGTAATACGATATTGTATGGATGGTTGGGAAGAAAAATCTCCGATTGACGAAAGTCTTAAAACTTTCTGGAATAAGCGCGAATCATTAACAATTGATCAAGGTTGCGTCTTATGGGGACACCGAGTGGTGATTCCAAATAAACTAAGAGAGATAGTACTCAAAGAGTTACATTACAGTCATTTTGGTGTTACAAGAATGAAAGCGCTCGCTCGATCTTTTGTGTGGTGGCCGGAgattaataaacaaattgaGTCAATCACGCAGGCATGCCGCGCTTGTTTAGAAACAAGAAAATCGCCGCCGAAAATTGCTTTGACACCGTGGGCTTGGCCTACAACACCGTGGCACAGAATACATGCGGATTTCTTGGGGCCTTTTAACGGTAAAACGGTACTCGTGATAGTGGACAGCCATTCAAAATGGCCCGAAGCTATAATCATGCAATCGATGAGCGAATCTCATACGATAAAAGCGTTCGAGGAAGTGTTTGCTCGACATGGGTATCCTGCTCATTTGATTACGGACAATTATTCGACGTTCGTAGGTAAAGCGTTTCAGTCATTGCTAAAAGTAGGGGGTGTTAGACACAGTACAACGCCACCGTATTGTCCGGCTACAAATGGAGCGGCGGAGAATTTTGTGGGGACTTTCAAACGCAAAGTCGCATGTATTATGGCGGACGGTTTCAATCTCCAAAAAGCAATaactaaatttttatttgattatcgTAGCACCCCCCATGCCACCACACAAAGGACTCCAGCGAGTTTAGCACTCGGTAGAGAACTCAAAACTCGTTTTTCACGACTTCGGCCGACGCCGGTCAACGAGTGCATAGTCACCCATCAATCGcgtcaaattcaaaattatgcgGGGAAAAGAGAAAGTACATTAAAAGTCGGTGATTCGGTGATGGCTCGAGAATATAAACAGGAGGGAAAAGCAGCGTGGAAACCGGGCACTGTAAAGAAAGAATTAATAGCGGGCGTCACGTATCTCATTCGCATCGACGAAAAGACAGTTTGGAAAAGACACGCAAACCAGTTGATCAAGTGTGATGGTTCGATTGTGGCAGAACAAAACGAGGCTGAAAAGAAACAGCAGACCTTACTACAGCCTAGGCCCATGGTTCGTCGATCGGAGCGGTTACAAAATAAGAAGGGGGAGATGTAG